CCTGGAAGTCGCGCTGATGTGGTATTGCAACGCGGCGGAAACAACATGACTGTGAACATTCTCTTTGAAGAAACCCCGGCGGCGCAGTAATGCGTATTACCATCGCCGCTGTCGGCAAAATCAAAGAAAAATACCTTGCCATGGGTATCGCGGAATTTACCAAACGCTTGGGCCCTTTCTGCAAGCTGTCCATTGTCGAAGTGGACGAAGAAAAGCTGCCCGACCGTCCATCGGACGCCGAGCGCGCCCAGGCGCTGGTTAAAGAAGGCGAGCGTCTTTTAAAGCATGTGCGGGACAATAGTTATTGCATCGTTCTCGATGTATTTGGACAGA
This sequence is a window from Anaeromusa acidaminophila DSM 3853. Protein-coding genes within it:
- the rlmH gene encoding 23S rRNA (pseudouridine(1915)-N(3))-methyltransferase RlmH, whose amino-acid sequence is MRITIAAVGKIKEKYLAMGIAEFTKRLGPFCKLSIVEVDEEKLPDRPSDAERAQALVKEGERLLKHVRDNSYCIVLDVFGQNLSSEELSAHIDRCALDGKSDIVFLIGGAFGLAPQLRQRANLKLSFSRMTFTHQMVRLLLVEQIYRAFKISRGEPYHW